The Gossypium hirsutum isolate 1008001.06 chromosome D06, Gossypium_hirsutum_v2.1, whole genome shotgun sequence genome contains the following window.
ttatacattgatttattgaatattaatgcattaatttatatgaatttttcagatattttaatttcttaaaatttgacCCATAATCCAAATTTCATGGCTGCGGATAGACCAATTGGCAGTTCAGCTAACACCCTGCTATACCACCAATCAGTGGCATGAAATAATTGGAATAatcaaagaaagaagaagaatggGGTGCAGTACATTATGCTGACAAATCCAGAAACACAACAGTAAGGCTTACCAAGCTTAAGCCATTTCGACTATAAAAATTATTCAGGCTAGCAAGTTAACCACTGATTTCTCAGCTTCAAAAATTTCACCGAAACAAGAAAAATGTGCATCTAAAGTGGCCGCAATTCAATCATGCAAACGATGATAAAAGGCATACACATCCATCAGACTCCCTGCCTTCTACTAGCTGATTTTCCTTAGGGATAGTAACCAGTAAAAGTAAAACCCCTTCCCACTATCTCACCAGCACAAAACCATGCAAAGCATTCCAGTCCAAACAATGCAGCAATACCAGCATCTTCAACCTTCAGTTCTTGCCTATTCTTCCACAGATTCTTGACATAATCAAGCTCCTTCCAGAATGCCTCGTTACGGCCAGGGATACTGCAAAATTTATACCAATAAGAGTTATTCTGATACGTCCTCAGGTTTCTGATGTTTAGATGGTATAAACACAGCAAAAAGGTACAAGGAGCCGTATGATTAACTCTTTGTAACATGCCCAATCATAAACAAACCAGCCAAGTTGTTTTGTTCCTTAATTCTTTTCTGTTCAGAAGTTCATAGGATGTCACTAGCAAAGTCCCAGAAATTCCCATGATGTTGAAGAGAATGCACAATCGCATTAGTAGGTTCTCGTCAACTCAATAGTTGACATATTTATTAATAAGCTGCAAGGCAGCTTTCAACTGCAAACCACAAGCCACAAACGGAGAGAGGAGTAACAAAATGACATTTTTTCAGGGAATTCTGTAAACAATGGTTTCCCCATTCTTCCCCACAGAAATGAATTCTGCTACTAGTAGAAGAAAATTCAAGGTCTTTCATTTTAGTCTAACAAGCCAATAAATTCAATTCTCCTTTAACAATCACATATAGTTTTAGCAGATACTGATAAAAAGCACCATAATCATTAGCTTAGCAATAGTGTGGAGCCGTGGACAGATACAACTACATGACAAAGTTGCTACCACTGCATGATTTCACTTTACAGCTGAAATTCCATATAAAATAACAGGAGACATTGTCACCTCTATCAAAGACAACTTCTACACTTGATTTATGCCTAAGAAGTACTGCGAGATTCAACTTGATCGATATTTGGACTAGTTATAACATATTTCCTTCACTGCAGTTTTTAATAACtgaattaaaatcattttgttatttcAGACCTCAAATCTTAGAGCTCTACAACAGAACTTTGACATGTCAACACAACATAAGTCATGTCTCACTTTCACTTtcttcattgctcaaaacttttGGCACTGGAATTGAAAAACATAAAGTCATAAACTTACTCTCTATTTGTGAGAGACCAGTATTTGCATATAGATCGAGGGTATGATCCTCCCAAAAAAATTACACAAGTTTATGCATACCTGTATCTAATACTCATCCTCAAGTCCGGTTAACATAAACAGTCAAGCGCTGACACACATTAATTCTAGTTTATATGATAATGTAGGTgcaatacataaataaaatactAGCATTTAGTAGTAATTCCGATGCAGGCAGATCCAGTAACTCGGAAAGCAAAATATATGGACACATAACAACATCAGAGGAAAAGATACTAAAACAACAAATTGCTATCAGTTTCTCAAAAATTGAAAGTCTTCATAACCAAAGGCAAGTAACAATTACCTGGCAAGTCGAGTATAAAACAGCTGCTTAGACAGCTCATTGCACTTCTCCACTGTTGGTGGCTCCTGAATATATTGCTTATTCTGCTCCAACAATTGCTTGTAGTAAGCAGTTCCGTTCTTTGCCACAAACTTCGACGCTTGACACGCCTTAGATTGCAACTGCTGCAATTTTGACGCCATCAAAACCTGCAccgtataaaaaataaaataattaaaaacatacacattccttttctttttttctgaaaTAGCAGGCAAAGCCTAAGTTAACAACATAAATGGTGAAATTGAAAAGAACATGAAATTAGctaattaaaataacataaaaaaaagcaatcaaaatggaaaaataaaataactgtGGACTGTGATTGAACTTTAAAATCAATAGAtctgataataataataacaataataaagaGAGAATACTGGACTCTAGGAgaaagtttgaaataaaataaattgcagATCTAAGAGAAGGAAGTGAATTTTACCTTCGATGAGAGAAAAAGAGAGCGCGTTATCGATTGAAGGCAAAGACGATAGATAGGTGAGTGGAGGACTGCTCTTGGCTTCTAACGCCGCTTTACCTTAGAAAGAAGACCCACGCTTCTGGGATCGGTGGACTCGTTTGCTAATGACcccttttagggttttaatttaggGTCTATTTTTCTTTCAAGTAATTTATAGGGATCATTTTGCAATTCCActgaattagttttaatttttgtttaatataaaaacagctatgtgagattaaatactatagttatattataattttagacaaaaagtttaaataaattgtacattttcaaatattgtttttaattacTATCATATTAGTGTAAaacaatatttaatattattattataataaaatcttAAACCGTAAACATTTTTtatcaattcaatattcaaatatcGTTTCACTTcatctaattaataaaataataataatatcaattaatTTCAAACTTTCTTTATGATTTATGAATATGTCACTCTAAATTTAAgattatttatcattatttttaaatgcgcatattttaattatttagtcT
Protein-coding sequences here:
- the LOC107901134 gene encoding uncharacterized protein, translated to MASKLQQLQSKACQASKFVAKNGTAYYKQLLEQNKQYIQEPPTVEKCNELSKQLFYTRLASIPGRNEAFWKELDYVKNLWKNRQELKVEDAGIAALFGLECFAWFCAGEIVGRGFTFTGYYP